In Maribacter algicola, the sequence TTTGGAGCTTTGAAATTGACCATATTAGGTTGTTATGCCGCTACGCCAAGAACATTGACCAACCCAACCTCACAGGTATTGGAGATCAAGAACCACATGTTTCTAATAGATTGTGGTGAAGGCACCCAGGTTCAGCTTCGCAGACACGGAATCAAGTTTTCAAGAATCAATCACATATTTATTTCCCACTTGCATGGAGACCATTTCTTTGGACTTCCGGGTTTGATTTCTACGTTCCGGTTATTGGGAAGGGAAAAGGAACTCAATATTTATGGCCCCAAAGGAATAAAGGAAGCCATTACCTTGTTGTTAAAACTTGGGGATTCCTGGACCAACTATCCCTTGCATTTTCATGAATTGACCTCAGTCGATAGTGAGGTTATTTTTGAGGATGCAAAAGTAACCGTACAAACAATACCCTTAGATCATAGGGTCTATACCAATGGATTTTTATTCAGGGAAAAAGAGAGGGAACGTACCTTGAACATTGAGGCCGTTCGGTTTTATGAAATCGACAAGGCATATTTCAACATCATTAAAAAGGGAAAGGATATTGTCACCGAAATGGGTGAGATCATTCCCAACAAGGAATTGACATTCGATCCACCCAAACCAACTTCCTATGCCTTCTGTAGCGATACGGCCTATAATCCTCATCTTGTTCCGTTAATAAAGGGTGTAGATTGTTTATACCATGAGGCTACTTTTTTGGAATCGGAAACAGATTTGGCAAAAAAAACAAAGCATAGTACGGCCAAACAAGCAGCAAAAATAGCAAAGGAAGCTTCCGTAGGTAAATTGATTTTGGGGCATTATTCCACCCGATACGCCTCCATTGAAGTTTTTAAGGAAGAGGCTTGCCAAGTTTTTGATCAGGTGGAATTGGCAGATGATGGCAAATCTTTCGAGTTTAATTAAAACAAGCACGCAACCAAAGGTTAATAGGAATATCTTCTTATAAATATTGTTATGAAGAATACCATTTTATTGACTTTTATATTTCTATTGTTTACATCGATTTCTTGTGAAAAAGCAGATGGAATAGCCTCTGAGTTACAAGGTAATGCTATTATCGGTACTTGGAACCGTATCGATGAAATACCTAGTGGCGGTATACGGGAGGATTATCGGTATTTCGATGTGGAGACTTTGCATACCTTCGAGTTGGATGGAACCTACACCTATAAAGTTAATTACTATGGTTTTAAGGATGAGAACCTAAATGAACTAATGGGGCAATCCGAGAATAAAGGAACATTTGAAGTTTACAACGATAGTGTTTTCATGAGGGTTTGTGAAAATACTTCTTGGGAAAAAGGATTTAAGCCGAAGCCTGAGACTATCCAATTAAATGGAGAGGCTTATGGGAATCGATTTATTATAAAGAAGGAAACATTGACTTTGTATTATATTTCATATCCTGCTGATGCACCAGTACAGACCCAAATGAGTTTTAAAAGGGTTGAATAGGTTAAAATTAATTGTTTAATAAGACCCCAAAGGTGATTAAAGCTTTTGGGGTCTTGTTATTTTTATTGATCTTTGAGTATCTTGTTTTTTAGATTAGAATATGCAGAAAGACCTAGGTAATTACAGGAAATCTTACGAGAAAAGTGCCTTAATGGAGGATTGTATCTCTGATAATCCCATGCAACTATTCAAGACATGGTTTCATGAGGTAGAGGCTTCAGAGGGTGTTGACGAGCCCAATGCCATGACCGTTTCCACGATTGGTCTGGATGGTTTTCCCAAAAGCCGGGTGGTATTGCTAAAGCGTTTCAACCATGAAGGCTTTATTTTCTATACAAATTATACCAGTGAAAAGGGAAGGGCCATTGCTGCAAACCCAAACATTTGTATTTCCTTTTTTTGGCCCAATATGGAGCGTCAGGTTATCATAAAGGGAAAAGCGGAAAAGGTTGCCGAGAATCTATCCGATGGATACTTTGAATCCCGACCAAAAGGGAGCCAATTAGGTGCCTTGGTATCCAACCAAAGCAGTGTTATCGCCTCTAGGGATGTCCTTGAACAGGAACTTAAAACACTTGAGGCTACCTACAAAAATAAGGAAGTGCCACGACCAAATCACTGGGGCGGTTATCTAGTGAAACCCATATCCATCGAGTTTTGGCAGGGAAGACCTAATCGTCTACACGACAGGATCCGCTTTACCTTGCAAGTGGATTGGGATTGGAAAATGGAACGTTTGGCACCTTAATCAGTAAAGAATGAAGAATCTACTTTTCATGCGCCATGGCAAATCATCATGGGACCTTGATGTTGAAGACCAAGACAGACCTCTGGCTCAAAGAGGAATAGATGATGCCCATTTGGTAGGAAGTAAACTATCAAAAGGTCAGATTAGACTAGACTTTACGTTTTCAAGTCCGGCAAACAGGGCCTTGCATACGGCCATGATATGTTTGAGAAACCTTAAATTTCCCATGGCCAAGTTTCAAATTGCTACGGACCTTTATGACTTTACGGGGAACCATGTCCTTGATTTTGTGAAAAAAATGGACAATTCATTAGGCACGGTCATGATTTTTGGACATAATCATGCCTTTACCCATTTGGTAAATTCCCTTGGAGATTCATATATTGAAAACGTTCCAACAAGTGGTTTTGTCCACATACGGTTCAAACAAGATTCTTGGGCAAGCATTTCCCAAGGCAAAACAGTAGAAACGATTTTTCCAAAGCACTTAAGATAATGGTGAAATTCAACAATCAGTACGTTAATAGAGAGATAAGTTGGTTATGGTTCAATGAACGCGTACTGCAGGAAAGTGCGGATAAGAATGTACCGCTCATTGAGCGTTTGCGTTTCTTAGGGATTTTTTCAAATAATTTGGACGAATTTTTTAAGGTACGATATGCCACGGTGAAAAGAATCGTTGAAGCTGGAAAGACCGGAAAGAGTGTTTTGGGAGGGGAAAAGGCTAAAGACCTTTTGGAAGAGATTACAGAAATCGTAATCCGTCAGCAGAGCAAAAGTTTGGTCATCCTAAAGCAAATAGAGGCAGAACTGGAGCGTGAAAACATCTTCATCATAAGGGAAACCGCCCTGAACAAAAATCAAAAGGAATTTGTTAAGGAATATTTTCTTCAAAATGTGAGCCCTCAGCTCATGACCATCATACTCAATGACTTAACACGGTTTCCTACCCTAAAGGACACTGCTGCCTATTTGGCGGTTAAAATGATAATCAAGGGTGCCAATGTAAAAAAGGAAAAACGTTTTGCCCTTATAGAGATTCCCAAAGGGATAGACCGTTTTGTGGTTTTGCCCAAAGAAGGTGATAAGAATTATATCATTATTCTGGATGATTTGATCAGATATTGTCTGAGCAATATTTTTACTATGTTCGAATATGAATCTATTTCCGCGCACATGATCAAGATAACCAGGGATGCAGAGTTGGATATGGATAATGACTTGAGCAAGAGTTTTATAGAAAAGATTTCCTTAAGTGTGGAACATAGAAAAATAAGCGACCCGGTTCGTTTTGTGTACGATAAAAGTATTGCCAAGGACACTTTGGCATTTCTTAAGGAGAAAATGCAGATTGAGGATACGGATAGTGTGATCCCAGGGGGGAGGTATCATAATAAAAGGGATTACATGGGGTTTCCAAGTTTGGACAGGAACGATTTATTATACGATAAAATAAGGCCACTGCCCGTAAAGGGACTTAGTATTGAAGGGAGTATTTTGGAGAGTATAACCCACAAGGATTATTTGCAGTACACCCCATATCATACATTTACCTATATCCTTAAGTTTTTGAGGGAAGCGGCCCTAGATCCAAAAGTGCGTACCATAAAGATAACGGTTTACCGTTTGGCCAATAACTCCCAAGTGGCGGCATCACTTATCAATGCTGTGAAAAACGGAAAACAGGTAACGGTCCAAATTGAACTACAGGCCAGGTTTGACGAGCAGGCCAACATTGAATATGCGGAGCAATTACAGGCCGAAGGTGTTAAATTAATATTTGGGGTGCCTGGTCTTAAAGTTCATAGTAAAATATGTTTGATTGAACGTGAAGAGGATGAGGGACTCAAACGATATGGATTTATAAGCACTGGTAACTTTAATGAATCGACCGCCAAAATATATACGGATTATACATTGTTTACTTCCCACCCGCCCATATTAAAGGAGTTGAACAAGGTCTTCGATTTCTTTGAGACGACCTACAAGATTAACAAGTATAAACATCTAATCGTATCGCCCCATTATACCAAAAAAGTATTTCACAAGCTCATAGAACAGGAAATCGCCAATGCCATTGTGGGCAAGGAAGCCTACATAAAAATAAAAATGAACAGCTTTACATCTTACGAAATGGTGGATAAACTGTATGAAGCAAGTAGGGCAGGGGTCAAGATTCAGTTAATCGTTAGGGGTATTTGCTGTTTGGTACCTGGAGTAAAGGGTATGAGCGAGAATATTGAGGCCATTAGTATCGTTGATAAGTTTTTGGAGCATACCCGACTTTTTGTCTTTGCCAATGCAGGCAATCCCAAGGTCTACATTTCCTCGGCAGATTGGATGACAAGAAACCTGGATTATCGCGTGGAAGTAGGCTGTCCCATATATGACGAGGACATCAAACAGGAATTGATGGATACCTTTGAAATCTGTTGGCGCGACAACTTAAAGGCAAGGGTCTTTTCCGAGAAACAGGACAATGCTTATAGAAGGTCTAGAACACCCAAACACCGTTCACAGTTTGAAACCTACGATTACTATGTGAAAAAGTTAAAGGAAAAGTAAACATCAACGAGGTTTACCCATGTACCTTTTCTGATTTGCTGAGATTTTTCATGATTTCAGCTTCATATTCCAATAAGGCCTGCCATTTTTGGTCTACCTCTTTTCTGTCGCCATATTTTCGGGCGAATTTTAGGAACATGGTATAATGCCCAGCTTCGCTGATCATGAGTTTGTGATAGAAATCGGCCAATTTTTTATCTGGAAGTTCCTCGGACAATAGTCTAAACCTTTCACAGCTTCTGGCCTCAATGAGGGCGGCATACAAAAGACGGTGTATCAATTGAGTGGTTCGGCTTCCACCTTTCGGAAAAAATTTGAGCAGTTCCAAAACATATACATCCTTTCTATCCCTTCCCAATTTTTGCCCACGTTCCAAAATTAGGTCGTGTACCATTTTAAAGTGTCCCATTTCTTCCCGGGATAACGCTACCATTTCTTCGACCAATTCCGTATATTCCGGAAAGGAAACAATTAAGGATATGGCCGTACTGGCGGCCTTTTGTTCGCAAAATGCATGGTCCGTCAAAATTTCATCAATATTTTTTTCAACGATATTAACCCATCTTGGATCGGTGGGCAACTTTAATCCTAACATCATTTTAACGCTTATTAACCTTGTTTGCGATGCAAAAATAAGGCTTTGTGGGTTTTAATAATTATTTTTGGGAAAGGAGAAATAAGAATATATAAATAATGCAGGTAAGCGAACGGATTAAGGAAGCGCTTGGGGCCCAAGCGGATCCAGTGTCATTGGAATGGCTGACTGAAAAAACACAAAAATTGGAAGCAGATAAATCCGTAAGGGACTTGTTCATGACGTACAGCCTCTTGGCTTCAAAATTTGACAAGAGCATTACATTAAAGGTCGCAAATGCCGATGAAGGGGCACTCGACTTTTTAACCTCCCGGAATGCAAACTTGTTGGAGGTGGCTAGAATTTACCTGCTTATGAAGGTATTGGAAATCGATACCGATTTCTACGGGTCCAAAGTGGCCAATATCATTCAGGTTGCGGATATTACGGAACTTGAGACGTTTCTTAAGTTCCTGGACCTTTTGCCTTATCCTGATATGTTCAAGTTTACGGCAGTAGAAGCCCTTAGAACAAATATATCGGTCATTTTTGATGCCATTACCTTGAACAACCCCTATCCGGCGAAGTACTTCAATGACCAGCAATGGAACCAGATGTATCTAAAGGCCGCGTTTATGGAGCGAGATCTTTCTAAAATACCCTCCGTAGATGAACGTGCCAATGTGGATCTAGCGAGGATCATTTCGGATTACGCCCACGAACGATGGGCGGCCTCCAGGAAGATAGACCCTATGTTCTGGCGCCCGGTCTCAGGGTTTCTGAATCCGGTTCTGCTAAAGGATATGGAACGCTTATTGGAAAGTGGAGACCTGATAGAAAATAGGGCGGGAGCCTTGTGCTGTTATCATTCCGATAGTGCAGAAGCCTTGGAAATCCTGCATCGCAAACCCGACTTGAAACAGCAGATAGAAGAAGGAACACTAACTTGGAATAACTTAAAGAATTAATAGAAAATGCAAGATAAATTGATGATTATCGACCCGCACGTACACATGTCTTCTAGAACAACAGATGATTATGAAGCCATGCAACAGGCTGGTGTTGTAGCTATAATAGAACCCTCGTTTTGGTTGGGACAACCCAGGACGCAGGTGGGTTCTTTTCAGGATTATTTCAGCAGTCTGGTAGGATGGGAGCCTTTTAGGGCAAGCCAGTTTGGTATAAAGCACTATTGTACTATTGGTTTAAATTCTAAAGAGGCCAACAATGAAGCTCTAGCGGAGCAGGTCGTTGAGCTACTTCCCCTGTACCTACATAAAGAAAACGTGGTGGCCATTGGGGAGATTGGCTACGATGACCAAACCCCTGCCGAGGACAAGTACTTTAGGATGCAGTTGGATCTGGCGAAGGAATTGGATATGACGGTTCAGGTACATACACCGCATAGGGATAAGAAAGCGGGTACCATCAAGAGCATGGAGGTATGTTTGGAACATGGATTGGACCCTGCCAATGTCATAATTGACCATAATAACGAGGAGACTGTTAAAGAGGTTCTGGATAGGGGCTTTATTGCTGCATTTACCATTTATCCCAAAACAAAAATGGGCAATGAACGCATGGTTGAAGTGGTACGCAAGTTTGGTAGCGACAATATTATTGTGGATAGCTCAGCCGATTGGGGTGTAAGTGACCCATTGGCCGTACCCAAAACAGCTTCCTTGATGCTGAAAAGAGGAATTTCACGTGAAGATGTTGTGAAGACCTGCTATCAAAACGCCTTGGACGCGTTCAGCAAAAACGGACGAATGAAGGAGGAACACTGGTTGAAGCCAAAAGGAATCGACCAATCACAACTTTTTAATGATAATAGCGTTTTAAGAGGGCAAACACCTCGGATAGATTCCGAACAAATCTCTTAGAATGATGAAAAAAATCATGGGTTTTGCCAGGTTGGCAAGACCTGCCAACCTACCTACCGCTGCAGCGGATATTTTTGGCGGTATTGCTTTGGCACTTTTTTCTACCAGTGTGGGAATTCCGGATTTTATTTCGGTGAATGGGCAGGGTATTTTGTCGCTTGTATTTGCATCGGTGTTCCTATACGCTGGTGGCGTGGTTTTCAATGATGTGTTTGATGCCAAACTGGATGCCGTTGAACGTCCGGAAAGACCTATACCTAGCGGAATCATTCCAAAGAATCAGGCCGTTATATGGGGTCTATTATTATTTATTTTTGGGCTTTCTCTGGCATTTTCGGTCAATACTTTAAGTGGAGTCCTGGCGGGAATATTGATTTTTTCCATAATAGGCTATGATGCATTGGCTAAAAAACATGCTTTTTTTGGGCCTTTGGTCATGGGTGTTTGTAGAGGACTGAACCTTTTATTGGGAATGTCCATTTTAGGGCAATTGGACCTGTGGTGGGTTTCTTTCGTACCCCTTATTTATATTTTCGCGATAACCCTGATTAGTAGGGGTGAGGTCCATGGCGATAACAAGGGCCATATTGCAATCGCTGGTTTATTGTATGCATTGGTACTGGCTTTTATCGCGGTTACCATTGCGCTGAAAACATCCCATATTTTGGTGTCCCTACCCTTTATTGCCTTGTTTGGGTTTATGGTTTTTAAACCGTTGTTGGACGCGTACAGGGAAAACTCACCAAAGAATATTAAAAGGGCGGTAATGGCCGGGGTTTTGTCCCTGATTGTTATGGATGCCTGTTGGACGACCGGTTTTTCCCAATGGTATTTAGGACTTCTGGTTTTATTACTTTTGCCTTTATCATTATTACTCTCAAGAATTTTTGCCGTTACCTAGTGCTATGGAATTAAAACCTATCAAACAGTCGTTTTCGGTTCAATATGAGTACCAACTCCACTTTACAAAGGATTTGTTTCATGTTGATAACCAGCTGTTCGTCAATATTATGAAAGGGTACAAGGACTACGAGGCTGTAAAGTTGTTTTTTGTCGTAGATAAAGGCGTGGCGGACAACCACCCAGATCTGTTGAACAAGATTTCCTCCTATTGCAGTTTGTATTCCGGAAATTTGACCTGCACCAATACTTTGGTAATCGACGGAGGCGAACAGTCCAAAAATCATGCTGAATATATTGACCTTGTGCTGAAAGGGATTAATGAAAATGCTATTTGCAGGCACTCTTTTGTGGTGGTGATTGGAGGGGGTGCGGTAATCGATATGGTAGGCTATGCTGCGGCCATTGCACATAGGGGCGTAAAATTGATTCGGATTCCAACCACGGTGCTCTCTCAGAACGATTCCGCCGTAGGCGTAAAGAACAGTGTGAACATCTTTAAGAAGAAAAATTTTCTGGGGACATTCGCCCCGCCGTATGCCATCATAAACGATACTGATTTCTTGGCCACCTTGGAGCAGCGGGATTGGATAGCTGGAATCGCCGAGGCCATAAAAGTTGCCTTAATCAAGGACGGGGAATTCTTCGGATACATTGCCAAGCATGCCATAGCCCTTAAAGAAAGGCAATTGGAACCTATGCAATATGTAATTTATAAATGTGCCGAAATGCACATGCAACATATTTCGCAAGGAGGGGATCCTTTTGAGTCTGGTTCGTCTAGGCCCCTGGATTTTGGTCACTGGGCGGCCCACAAATTGGAGTTTATGACCAGCTATGAGTTAAGACATGGCGAGGCCGTGGCCAAGGGAATTGCATTGGACGTTACCTATGCACAGTTAATCGGGTTGATTTCAGAGGAAGAATTGAGGATTATCCTTGATGTAATGAAGGAAATTGGTTTCGATTTATCCTTGCCTCTGCATTCCGAAAAGGAAGTGGACCAGCTTTTGGCCGGTATCGAGGAGTTTAGGGAACATTTGGGTGGTAGATTGACCATCACATTAATTTCCGGGTTGGGAAAGAAGCATGATGTCCATGAAATTGACAGGTCAATAATGAAACGGTCCATTGAGCAGCTAAATCATCAGATGGCCCTTAAATAGCGAATCCCCTTATGTTTATAAAAAACAAATACCACCTTTCTTATTGTACGAACATACATCCCGGGCAGGATTGGGAAAGTACCTTCTCCAGTATTAAGGAACATGTTCCAGGTATTAAGAAGTCGGTTTCACCGGATAGCCCCTTTGGTCTCGGTTTACGACTTTCAAACAAGGCGAGTGAGGAACTCGCTTTGGGAAACAATATGACGGAATTCAAGAATTGGTTGCAGGAGGAGAATGTGTATATTTTCACCATGAACGGGTTTCCTTATGGGAATTTTCATAATGAACGGGTAAAGGACGATGTCCACACTCCGGATTGGACTACTAAGGAACGTTTGATGTATACCCAACGATTGTTTGATCAATTGGCAGTATTGCTTCCAAAAGGGATCAATGGCGGAATTTCCACATCACCCATTAGTTATAAACATTGGTTTGCTTCGGAAATGGAAAAAGATACCGCCTTTAAAAAAGGTGCTATGCACATGGCCCAAATCGCTAAGCAACTTTTTGAACTGGAACAAGAGACAGGAACCTATCTCCATTTGGACATTGAGCCGGAGCCTGATGGATTTTTGGAAAATACGGAGGAAGTCCTTTCATTTTATTCGGACTATCTAATTCCCATCGCCCAACAGGAATTATCCCGAAAGTTGGATAGGGATGCTTACCAATTGGAGGAATTGGTAAAACGATATATTACCATATGTTATGACATTTGCCATTTTTCCCTGGCGTATGAGCACCCCACTGAAACCTTTGCAAAGTTTAAGGAAGCGGGTATCCAAGTTGGGAAAATTCAGGTGAGTGCCGCCCTAAAGATTCTATTCAAAGGTAAGAATCGGGAGGAAGTATGGAATTTATTGGAAAAATTCAATGAGCCAGTTTACTTACATCAGGTAACAGAGAAAATAGGAGAGAGGGTAAAAACCTATAACGATCTTCCAATCGTATTGGAAGCAAAAAATGAGGTGGACGAACTACGTGCCCACTATCATGTTCCTATCTTTTTGGAGCGATTTGGGGCGTTGGACTCTACCCAAGATCAAATTTTGGATACTTTGGATTATTTAAAAAAGGATTCGTTGACGGAGCATTTGGAAATAGAAACCTATACGTGGGATGTATTACCGGAAGGGTTAAAGGAGGATTTATTGCATTCCATCGTCCGTGAAATAGAATGGTTAAAAGCGCACTTATAACATGCAAAAGACAGTTGTCATCAATGTTGTTGGATTGACCAAACGCCTTATAGGTGAGCATACACCCTTCATAAAATCGTTTTTGGAAAATGGTGGACATACATTTATAAAACCCATGTTACCTGCCGTAACCTGTTCGGTTCAGTCTACATACCTTACTGGAAAATGGCCTTCGGAACATGGAATCGTGGGAAACGGTTGGTATTTTAAGGACGAGTTGGAAGTCAAATTTTGGCGACAATCCAATAGGTTGGTGCAACAACCCAAAATTTGGGATGTGTTAAAGGAAAAGGATGCTTCCTTTACGTGTGCCAATCATTTTTGGTGGTACAATATGTATTCCTATGTGGATTATAGCATCACGCCAAGACCCAATTATTTGGCGGATGGACGCAAAATTCCCGATATTTATTCCTATCCCGCGAAGTTACGGGATGAGCTTCAAGGTAGCTTGGGTACATTTCCATTATTCGAGTTTTGGGGCCCTCGTACCACTATAAATTCATCTAAATGGATTGCCAATGGGGCGATTAAAACAGATGAAAAATACGACCCCACCTTGACCCTTATCTATCTTCCGCATTTGGACTATAACTTGCAGCGTCACGGACTGGATTTCAGTAAAATTTCAAAGGATTTAAATGAAATCGATGGGGTGGTCAAACAATTGGTAGATTATTACGAAAAACAGGGAGCCCATATTATTTTATTGTCGGAATACGGAATTACCAATGTTAAGAATCCGATTCACCTAAACCGAGTTTTGAGGCGCGAAGGCCTTGTAAATGTGAGAATAGAAAGAGGCTTGGAACTATTGGATGCCGGAGCTAGTGAAGCCTTTGCAGTGGCGGACCATCAAGTCGCCCATATTTATGTGAAAGATAAAAACAAGTTGGGGGACGTCAGAAGCTTGATTGCCAAGGTTCCCGGTGTTGAAAGGGTACTTTCAAATGGCGAAATAGCTGCCGAGCATCTAAATCATGAAAGATGTGGTGATTTGGTTGCCGTTGCGGACGCGGACTCTTGGTTTACCTATTATTTTTGGTTGGATGATGCTGTAGCACCTGATTATGCCAGAATGGTGGATATCCACAAAAAACCCGGGTATGATCCTGTAGAAATGTTGACCGATCCCAAGGACAAACTGGTCATGGCCAAGGTAGCTTGGAAATTACTCAAAAAGAAACTGGGCTTTAGAACCGTTTTGGATATTATTCCCTTGGACGCTTCATTGATCAAGGGCTCCCATGGAAGAATTACTGACGATAGTGAGGATTATCCAATTTTTATAACAAATCAGGCAACTAAGATCAATACCAAAGAGGTGGTGGCAACGGAGGTCTGTGATTTAATTAAAAACCATGTTTTAAGCTGATTTATAATGAATTTATTTTTTAAGACAATCGGATATGTGTTTGCGATGCTTTTTGCGGTAGGGGCCATTGTTCAATTTAATGATCCGGATTCTTTCTTATGGATTTTGATTTATGCGGTAGCGGCCATAATATCCGTAATTTTTTCCTTGAATAAATTAAGGGCCGTTGTGCCTTTAGTTCTTTGTACCGCTTGCTTTATTGGTTTTATGTATTTGTATCCG encodes:
- the eboE gene encoding metabolite traffic protein EboE, whose amino-acid sequence is MFIKNKYHLSYCTNIHPGQDWESTFSSIKEHVPGIKKSVSPDSPFGLGLRLSNKASEELALGNNMTEFKNWLQEENVYIFTMNGFPYGNFHNERVKDDVHTPDWTTKERLMYTQRLFDQLAVLLPKGINGGISTSPISYKHWFASEMEKDTAFKKGAMHMAQIAKQLFELEQETGTYLHLDIEPEPDGFLENTEEVLSFYSDYLIPIAQQELSRKLDRDAYQLEELVKRYITICYDICHFSLAYEHPTETFAKFKEAGIQVGKIQVSAALKILFKGKNREEVWNLLEKFNEPVYLHQVTEKIGERVKTYNDLPIVLEAKNEVDELRAHYHVPIFLERFGALDSTQDQILDTLDYLKKDSLTEHLEIETYTWDVLPEGLKEDLLHSIVREIEWLKAHL
- a CDS encoding alkaline phosphatase family protein, which encodes MQKTVVINVVGLTKRLIGEHTPFIKSFLENGGHTFIKPMLPAVTCSVQSTYLTGKWPSEHGIVGNGWYFKDELEVKFWRQSNRLVQQPKIWDVLKEKDASFTCANHFWWYNMYSYVDYSITPRPNYLADGRKIPDIYSYPAKLRDELQGSLGTFPLFEFWGPRTTINSSKWIANGAIKTDEKYDPTLTLIYLPHLDYNLQRHGLDFSKISKDLNEIDGVVKQLVDYYEKQGAHIILLSEYGITNVKNPIHLNRVLRREGLVNVRIERGLELLDAGASEAFAVADHQVAHIYVKDKNKLGDVRSLIAKVPGVERVLSNGEIAAEHLNHERCGDLVAVADADSWFTYYFWLDDAVAPDYARMVDIHKKPGYDPVEMLTDPKDKLVMAKVAWKLLKKKLGFRTVLDIIPLDASLIKGSHGRITDDSEDYPIFITNQATKINTKEVVATEVCDLIKNHVLS
- a CDS encoding transmembrane 220 family protein translates to MNLFFKTIGYVFAMLFAVGAIVQFNDPDSFLWILIYAVAAIISVIFSLNKLRAVVPLVLCTACFIGFMYLYPTDFQGFGLEDGPIETVELGREAFGLLIIALVMFFYTIRLRRKLKV